In one Desulfoferula mesophila genomic region, the following are encoded:
- a CDS encoding efflux RND transporter permease subunit, which translates to MKRIIAWFAHNHVAANLLMIFFLLAGAVTALTMKLEVFPETSLDTITISVEYRGASPAEVEEGVIRQIEENIAGLAGIRRIDSKAVEGMATIIIEVVKGWDLQKLLDEVKSEVDRITTLPDEAEKPVIRETTRRTQVLWVALFGDVPEASLKAIAQRMKDDITALPDVTVAELFGVRDSEIHIEVSEQTLRRYNLTLKSVANAVAQASLDLPGGSVKTEGGEVLVRAKGRKYLAKEYYDVPIITRTDGSKVTLGQIAQIKEGFQDDQEMFARFNGKPAILIQVYRVADQNALDVASEVKGYVAKVRPELPAGVNVDFFSDRSKILKSRIDLLLRNMAQGLVLVVLVLGLFLSARLSFWVTLGIPISFLAAIWALPFADVSINMISLFAFIMVLGIVVDDAIVVGEQVFTFREEGMEPMQASIEGTTIIGKPVIFSVLTTVAAFMPLMLAGGMMGKIMRNIPVVVISVLIASLIESLFILPSHLAGSKVKARKDGKEKRSVRLLRRFIRGPYYKTLDFCLRWRYATLASGIVVLLVALGLVMGGYIKFTLFPVVEGDLLTANLELPAGAPPEQTTQVVDKLEKSIKRVLADADEKRPQGSEPLHKYTVSLVGMSTGGRASHSGGSSSAGGNLATVFVELLEGEKRNMSTKGLVAEWRKETGQVPEAESLSFTGEMFSPGNPIEVHLSAPNEEELITAADELKAKLATYSGVFDIADSFTLGKWEMQLKLKPAARSLGLTLQDLAQQVRYAFYGAEALRLQRNEDEVRVLVRFPESERRTLSDVRQMRIRTATGKEVPFSQVAEVTMTRGYTSVDRAQRRRVIKVTADVNTDLANASELRAWLEKTVLPEMEAKYKGLRYTMEGAGREERESLSDVLSGFVLALFLIYALLAIPFRSFSQPIIVMAAIPFGLVGALAGHFIMGLGTSLLSLFGMVGLTGVVVNDSLVLIDAANRLRDAGMTPGEAIREAGPMRFRAIILTSLTTFGGLAPIIFERSLQAQFLIPMAVSLGFGVLFATGITLLLIPCGYLMLDDIHAIIDRLRGRAPVPAEDD; encoded by the coding sequence ATGAAACGCATCATCGCCTGGTTCGCGCATAACCATGTGGCCGCGAACCTGCTGATGATTTTCTTTCTCCTGGCCGGGGCGGTCACCGCCCTGACCATGAAGCTGGAGGTGTTTCCCGAGACCAGCCTGGACACCATCACCATCAGCGTGGAGTACCGCGGAGCCAGCCCCGCCGAGGTGGAAGAAGGGGTGATCCGGCAAATAGAGGAGAACATCGCCGGGCTGGCCGGCATCCGGCGCATCGATTCCAAGGCCGTGGAGGGCATGGCCACCATCATCATCGAGGTGGTCAAAGGCTGGGATCTGCAAAAGCTCCTGGACGAGGTGAAAAGCGAGGTGGATCGCATCACCACCTTGCCCGACGAAGCGGAGAAACCGGTAATACGCGAAACCACCCGGCGCACCCAGGTGTTGTGGGTGGCCCTGTTCGGCGACGTGCCGGAGGCCAGCCTCAAGGCCATCGCCCAGCGCATGAAGGACGACATCACCGCCCTGCCCGACGTCACGGTGGCTGAGCTGTTCGGGGTGCGCGACAGCGAAATCCACATCGAGGTCTCCGAGCAGACCCTCCGGCGCTACAACCTCACCCTGAAAAGCGTGGCCAACGCGGTGGCCCAGGCCAGCCTGGATTTGCCCGGCGGCAGCGTGAAGACCGAGGGCGGCGAGGTGCTGGTCAGGGCCAAGGGGCGCAAATACCTGGCCAAGGAATACTACGACGTACCCATCATCACCAGGACCGACGGCAGCAAGGTCACCCTGGGCCAGATCGCCCAGATCAAGGAGGGCTTCCAGGACGACCAGGAGATGTTCGCCCGCTTCAACGGCAAGCCCGCCATCCTGATCCAGGTGTACCGGGTGGCCGACCAGAACGCCCTGGACGTGGCCAGCGAGGTCAAGGGCTACGTGGCCAAGGTCCGCCCCGAGCTGCCCGCCGGGGTCAACGTGGACTTCTTCAGCGACCGCTCCAAGATCCTCAAGAGCCGTATCGATCTTCTGCTCAGGAACATGGCCCAGGGCCTGGTCCTGGTGGTGCTGGTGCTGGGCCTGTTCCTCAGCGCCCGCCTGTCCTTCTGGGTCACCTTGGGCATACCCATATCCTTCCTGGCGGCCATCTGGGCCCTGCCCTTTGCCGACGTGTCCATAAACATGATCAGCCTGTTCGCCTTCATCATGGTTCTGGGCATCGTGGTGGACGACGCCATCGTGGTGGGGGAGCAGGTCTTCACCTTCCGGGAAGAAGGCATGGAGCCCATGCAGGCCTCCATCGAGGGCACCACCATCATCGGCAAGCCGGTGATCTTCTCGGTGCTCACCACGGTGGCCGCCTTCATGCCCCTGATGCTGGCCGGCGGCATGATGGGCAAGATCATGCGCAACATACCCGTGGTGGTCATCTCGGTGCTCATAGCCTCGCTCATCGAATCCCTGTTCATCCTGCCTTCCCACCTGGCCGGCTCCAAGGTAAAGGCGCGCAAGGATGGCAAGGAAAAACGCAGCGTCCGCCTGCTCAGGCGTTTCATCCGCGGCCCCTATTACAAGACCCTGGATTTTTGCCTGCGCTGGCGCTATGCCACCCTGGCTTCGGGCATCGTGGTACTTTTGGTGGCCTTGGGCCTGGTGATGGGCGGCTACATCAAGTTCACCCTGTTCCCGGTGGTGGAGGGCGACCTGCTCACCGCCAACCTGGAGCTGCCCGCCGGAGCGCCGCCCGAGCAGACCACCCAGGTGGTGGACAAGCTGGAGAAGTCCATTAAAAGGGTGCTCGCCGATGCTGACGAGAAGCGGCCCCAGGGATCGGAGCCCCTGCACAAGTACACCGTGAGCCTGGTGGGGATGAGCACCGGCGGCCGCGCCAGCCACAGCGGGGGGTCCTCCAGCGCCGGAGGCAACCTGGCCACCGTGTTCGTGGAGCTTTTGGAGGGCGAAAAGCGCAACATGAGCACCAAGGGCCTGGTGGCCGAATGGCGCAAGGAAACCGGCCAGGTGCCGGAGGCGGAGTCGCTGTCGTTCACCGGCGAGATGTTCAGCCCCGGCAACCCCATCGAAGTGCACCTTTCCGCGCCCAACGAGGAGGAGCTGATCACCGCGGCCGACGAGCTCAAGGCCAAGCTGGCCACCTACTCCGGGGTCTTCGACATCGCCGACAGCTTCACTCTCGGCAAGTGGGAGATGCAGCTCAAGCTGAAGCCGGCCGCCCGCAGCCTGGGGCTGACCTTGCAGGATCTGGCCCAGCAGGTGCGCTACGCCTTCTACGGGGCGGAGGCTCTGAGGCTGCAGCGCAACGAGGACGAGGTCAGGGTGTTGGTGCGCTTCCCGGAAAGCGAGCGGCGCACCCTGAGCGACGTGCGCCAGATGCGCATTCGCACCGCCACGGGCAAGGAGGTGCCCTTCAGCCAGGTGGCCGAGGTCACCATGACCAGGGGCTACACCAGCGTGGACCGGGCCCAGCGGCGGCGGGTCATCAAGGTGACCGCCGACGTGAACACTGATTTGGCCAATGCCAGCGAGCTCAGGGCCTGGCTGGAAAAAACGGTCTTGCCGGAGATGGAGGCCAAGTACAAGGGCCTGCGCTATACCATGGAGGGAGCGGGCCGCGAGGAGCGCGAATCCTTGAGCGACGTGCTTAGCGGCTTCGTCCTGGCCCTGTTCCTCATCTACGCCCTGCTGGCCATCCCCTTCCGCTCCTTCAGCCAGCCCATCATCGTCATGGCCGCCATTCCCTTCGGCCTGGTGGGAGCCCTGGCCGGGCACTTCATCATGGGCCTGGGCACCAGCCTGTTGAGTTTGTTCGGCATGGTGGGCCTCACCGGCGTGGTGGTCAACGACTCCCTGGTCTTGATCGACGCGGCCAACCGCCTGCGCGACGCGGGCATGACCCCCGGCGAGGCCATCCGCGAGGCTGGGCCCATGCGCTTCAGGGCCATCATCCTCACCTCTCTGACCACCTTCGGCGGCCTGGCCCCCATCATCTTCGAGCGCAGCCTGCAGGCCCAGTTCCTCATCCCCATGGCCGTGAGCCTGGGCTTCGGAGTGCTGTTCGCCACGGGCATCACCCTGCTGTTGATCCCCTGCGGCTACCTGATGCTCGACGACATCCACGCCATCATCGACCGCCTGCGGGGCCGCGCCCCGGTCCCGGCCGAGGACGACTAG
- a CDS encoding glutamine--tRNA ligase/YqeY domain fusion protein, whose amino-acid sequence MATGESASPSNFIRNIIDEHNRGGRFGGKVVTRFPPEPNGYLHIGHAKSICLNFGLAADYGGRCHLRFDDTNPSKEEQEYLDSIIEDVHWLGFDWGEHLYYASNYFDQLYEFAIKLIGDGKAYVDDLSAEEIRAHRGTLTEPGTDSPYRERGVEENLDLFQRMKAGEFADGSRVLRAKIDMAHPNLVMRDPTLYRIRRAVHHRTGDKWCIYPMYDFTHCISDSIEGITHSICTLEFEDNRVLYDWVLDQLDIYHPQQIEFARLNLEFAVMSKRKLLELVKEHYVEGWDDPRMPTIRGMRRRGFTPESLRLFCERIGVGKKESWIDMYWLEKAVRDDLNEKAPRVMGVLDPIKVVITNYPEDQEEIFEAPYFPDNPPAMGYRDVPFCRELFIEREDFMEDPPKKFWRMAPGQEVRLRWAYLVTCDEVVKNDQGEIVELRCTYDPETRGGWAPDDRKVKGTLHWVSARHGLRAPVRLYDRLFSVANPGAFKDRDYKEFLNPESMVLMPQAVVEPSLVGAAPGSRYQFERKGFFCADPVDSAEGVPVFNRIVTLRDSWAKILEQQKREAAEQERAARKAKKKAKQE is encoded by the coding sequence ATGGCCACGGGTGAGAGCGCCTCTCCTTCCAATTTTATTCGCAACATCATCGATGAACACAACCGCGGCGGGCGTTTCGGGGGCAAGGTGGTGACCCGCTTCCCACCCGAGCCCAACGGTTATCTGCACATCGGTCATGCCAAGAGCATCTGCCTGAACTTCGGCCTGGCCGCCGACTACGGCGGACGCTGCCACTTGCGCTTCGACGACACCAACCCCTCCAAGGAGGAGCAGGAGTACCTGGACTCCATCATCGAGGACGTGCACTGGCTGGGGTTCGACTGGGGCGAGCACCTCTACTACGCTTCCAACTACTTTGACCAGCTCTACGAGTTCGCCATCAAGCTCATCGGCGACGGCAAGGCCTATGTGGACGACCTGAGCGCCGAAGAGATCCGGGCCCACCGGGGGACCCTGACCGAGCCGGGCACGGACAGCCCCTACCGCGAGCGCGGGGTGGAAGAAAACCTGGACCTGTTCCAGCGTATGAAGGCCGGCGAGTTCGCCGACGGCTCCCGGGTGCTCCGGGCCAAGATCGACATGGCCCACCCCAACCTGGTGATGCGCGACCCCACCCTGTACCGCATCCGCCGGGCCGTGCACCACCGCACCGGGGACAAGTGGTGTATCTACCCCATGTACGACTTCACCCACTGCATCTCCGACTCCATCGAAGGCATCACCCACTCCATCTGCACCCTGGAGTTCGAGGACAACCGGGTGCTCTACGACTGGGTCCTGGACCAGCTGGACATCTATCATCCCCAGCAGATCGAGTTCGCCAGGCTCAACCTGGAGTTCGCGGTGATGAGCAAGCGCAAGCTGCTGGAGCTGGTCAAGGAACACTACGTGGAGGGGTGGGACGATCCGCGCATGCCCACCATCCGCGGCATGCGCCGCCGGGGCTTCACCCCCGAGTCGCTACGCCTGTTCTGCGAGCGCATCGGGGTGGGCAAAAAAGAATCGTGGATCGACATGTACTGGCTGGAAAAGGCGGTGCGCGACGACCTGAACGAAAAGGCCCCCCGGGTGATGGGGGTGCTGGACCCCATCAAGGTGGTGATCACCAACTATCCCGAAGACCAGGAAGAGATATTCGAGGCCCCCTACTTCCCGGACAACCCCCCGGCCATGGGCTATCGTGATGTGCCCTTCTGCCGGGAGCTTTTCATAGAGCGGGAAGACTTCATGGAGGATCCGCCCAAGAAGTTCTGGCGCATGGCTCCGGGCCAGGAGGTGCGCCTCCGCTGGGCCTATCTGGTCACTTGCGACGAGGTGGTCAAAAACGACCAGGGCGAGATCGTGGAGTTGCGCTGCACCTACGACCCCGAGACCCGGGGCGGCTGGGCCCCCGACGACCGCAAGGTCAAGGGCACCCTGCACTGGGTGTCGGCCCGCCACGGCCTCAGGGCCCCGGTGCGCCTGTACGACCGGCTGTTCAGCGTGGCCAATCCCGGCGCCTTCAAGGACCGCGACTACAAGGAGTTCCTCAACCCCGAGTCCATGGTGCTCATGCCCCAGGCGGTGGTGGAGCCCAGCCTGGTCGGGGCCGCGCCGGGCAGCCGCTACCAGTTCGAGCGCAAGGGCTTCTTCTGCGCCGATCCGGTGGACTCGGCCGAGGGCGTGCCGGTGTTCAACCGCATCGTGACCCTCAGGGATTCCTGGGCCAAGATATTGGAGCAGCAGAAGCGCGAGGCCGCCGAGCAGGAGCGCGCGGCGCGCAAGGCCAAGAAAAAGGCCAAGCAAGAGTGA
- a CDS encoding HigA family addiction module antitoxin codes for MYQKETPHPMHPGHVLLDQYLLPQQETISRLARRMKVPQGMLQRVVNGESPLCRALAHKLAQHYDQPVDYWLRLQVRYDQ; via the coding sequence ATGTACCAAAAAGAGACCCCCCATCCCATGCATCCGGGCCACGTGTTGTTGGATCAGTACCTGCTGCCCCAGCAGGAGACGATCAGCCGTCTGGCCCGCCGGATGAAAGTGCCCCAGGGTATGCTGCAGAGGGTGGTTAACGGTGAATCGCCCTTGTGCCGGGCCTTGGCCCACAAGCTGGCCCAGCACTATGACCAACCGGTGGACTACTGGTTGCGCCTGCAAGTGCGCTACGACCAATAG
- the efp gene encoding elongation factor P has translation MYSTAEFRRGLKIEIDGKPYTIVEFQHVKPGKGGAFVRTKLKNLETGQVLEQTFRSGAKVDIPNLEENNVQYLYQDGDSYVFMDNDTYDQLFIAEEYLGDAVDYLKPNIDVKVVFFNGKPIGVELPITVELEVTDTEPGLKGDTATGATKNATLETGLVVQVPLFIEQGEVLKIDTRTGEYLERA, from the coding sequence ATGTACAGCACGGCAGAGTTTCGCCGCGGCCTTAAGATCGAGATCGACGGCAAGCCCTATACCATCGTGGAGTTCCAGCACGTAAAGCCGGGCAAAGGCGGCGCCTTTGTGCGCACCAAGCTCAAAAACTTGGAAACCGGGCAGGTGCTGGAACAGACCTTCCGCTCCGGGGCCAAAGTTGACATCCCCAACCTGGAAGAGAACAACGTCCAGTATCTCTACCAGGACGGCGACAGCTACGTGTTCATGGACAACGATACCTATGACCAGCTTTTCATCGCCGAGGAATACCTGGGCGACGCGGTGGACTACCTGAAGCCCAACATCGACGTCAAGGTGGTGTTCTTCAACGGCAAGCCCATAGGGGTCGAGCTGCCCATCACCGTGGAGCTGGAGGTCACCGATACCGAGCCCGGCCTAAAGGGCGACACCGCCACCGGCGCCACCAAGAACGCCACCCTGGAGACCGGCCTGGTGGTGCAGGTGCCCCTGTTCATCGAACAAGGCGAGGTGCTCAAGATAGACACCCGCACCGGAGAGTACCTGGAGCGTGCCTGA
- a CDS encoding L-fuculose-phosphate aldolase produces the protein MLEQRKLVVEFGRKLLACGLTTGSGGNLSLVDRRRGLLAITPSGEDYLEITPGRVVLVDLDGDQVDGPGRPSSELGFHLALYQERPEVNAVVHTHSPYATTLACLGWELPPAHYLVGFAGPKVPLAPYHTYGTPELARAVAEAMQGYNAALLANHGLVAVGDTLSRAFAVAEEIEFAARVYYQAKAVGEPRILSEGQMREVLAKFATYGRQ, from the coding sequence ATGCTCGAGCAGAGAAAACTGGTGGTGGAATTCGGGCGTAAGTTGCTGGCTTGCGGGCTGACCACCGGCTCCGGCGGCAACCTGAGCCTGGTGGACCGGCGGCGGGGCCTGTTGGCTATCACCCCCAGCGGGGAAGACTACTTGGAGATCACCCCCGGCCGGGTGGTGCTGGTGGACCTGGATGGAGACCAGGTGGACGGCCCCGGCCGCCCCTCCAGCGAGTTGGGCTTCCACCTGGCCTTGTACCAAGAGCGGCCCGAGGTCAACGCGGTGGTGCACACCCATTCGCCCTATGCCACCACCCTGGCCTGCCTGGGCTGGGAGTTGCCCCCGGCCCACTACCTGGTGGGCTTCGCCGGGCCCAAGGTGCCCCTGGCTCCTTACCACACCTACGGCACCCCGGAGTTGGCCCGGGCGGTGGCAGAGGCCATGCAAGGCTACAACGCCGCCCTGCTGGCCAACCACGGCCTGGTGGCGGTGGGGGACACCCTGTCCCGGGCCTTTGCCGTGGCCGAGGAGATCGAGTTCGCGGCCCGGGTCTATTATCAGGCCAAGGCGGTGGGTGAGCCCCGGATACTGAGCGAGGGGCAGATGCGCGAGGTATTGGCCAAGTTCGCCACCTACGGCCGGCAATAG
- a CDS encoding MBL fold metallo-hydrolase, protein MNQDRKPRRLASGVFMVGGPDLTDPRDCLCYLVDGPQARVLIDCGAGPRAHAILEMAVAAVDKAPTHLLLTHAHIDHAGGAAEIKRRTGCRVIIHTDDAQVLADGDTKRSAADWYGLALEPLEADEVLGGDGAIALSDQEKLHILHTPGHTPGSLAAWCLTDGLKVLFGQDVHGPFAPAFGSNLDQWRDSMQRLLELNADMLAEGHFGVFRPADEVRAFIQEQLESHQD, encoded by the coding sequence ATGAACCAGGACCGCAAACCTAGGAGGTTGGCATCCGGCGTGTTCATGGTGGGGGGGCCGGACCTTACCGATCCGCGTGATTGTCTTTGTTATTTGGTCGACGGCCCCCAGGCCAGGGTGTTGATCGACTGCGGGGCCGGTCCCAGAGCCCACGCCATTTTGGAAATGGCGGTGGCCGCCGTGGACAAGGCACCCACCCATCTGCTGCTCACCCACGCCCATATCGACCACGCCGGGGGCGCGGCCGAGATAAAGCGGCGCACCGGTTGCCGGGTCATCATCCACACCGACGACGCCCAAGTCTTGGCCGACGGGGACACCAAGCGCTCCGCCGCCGACTGGTACGGCCTGGCCCTGGAGCCCTTGGAGGCCGACGAGGTGCTGGGGGGCGACGGGGCCATCGCCCTGTCGGACCAGGAGAAGCTCCATATCCTACACACCCCCGGCCATACCCCCGGCTCGCTGGCCGCCTGGTGTCTGACCGACGGCCTCAAAGTGCTCTTCGGCCAGGACGTGCACGGCCCCTTTGCCCCGGCCTTCGGCTCAAACCTGGACCAGTGGCGCGACTCCATGCAGCGCTTGCTGGAGCTCAATGCCGACATGTTGGCCGAGGGGCATTTCGGGGTGTTCCGGCCCGCCGACGAGGTGCGCGCCTTCATACAAGAGCAACTGGAATCCCACCAGGACTAA
- a CDS encoding FtsB family cell division protein gives MASSERSRLWWPLILAAVLVLCALVLWRGVAKLTGLQEELAAARQTNARLDKENRALYRQVQRLRQDKTALERAARRDMGLVGDDEVVYSGPGKKAPAQRPPEK, from the coding sequence ATGGCCTCCAGCGAACGTTCGCGCTTGTGGTGGCCGCTGATTCTGGCCGCGGTGCTGGTTCTGTGCGCCCTGGTGCTTTGGCGCGGCGTGGCCAAGCTGACCGGCCTGCAAGAGGAGCTGGCCGCCGCCCGCCAGACCAACGCCCGACTGGACAAGGAAAATCGGGCCCTGTACCGCCAGGTGCAGCGCCTGAGGCAAGATAAAACCGCCCTGGAGCGGGCGGCCCGCCGGGACATGGGCCTGGTGGGCGATGACGAGGTGGTCTACAGCGGACCGGGCAAGAAGGCCCCGGCCCAGCGGCCACCGGAAAAATGA
- the recR gene encoding recombination mediator RecR — MYPKAVNNLITALSRLPGIGSKTAERLALFLVRAPAAEVQALARAVAGVGAVKACGVCFNLTESDPCPICADPNRDAQSICVVETPADLAALEAAGSYRGRYHVLSGALSPLDGVGPEALRLRELVRRVKQGGVREVIIATNPTVEGEATADLVARSLAGCGAVVTRLGYGMPVGGDLKYMDGLTLSRSLESRRKLS, encoded by the coding sequence ATGTATCCCAAGGCGGTAAACAACCTCATCACCGCCCTGAGCCGCCTGCCCGGCATCGGCTCCAAGACCGCCGAGCGCCTGGCCCTGTTTTTGGTGCGGGCCCCGGCGGCGGAGGTGCAGGCCCTGGCCCGGGCCGTGGCCGGGGTGGGCGCCGTGAAGGCTTGCGGGGTGTGCTTCAACCTCACCGAAAGCGATCCCTGCCCCATTTGCGCCGACCCCAACCGCGACGCACAGAGCATCTGCGTGGTGGAGACCCCGGCCGACCTGGCCGCCCTGGAGGCGGCGGGCTCCTATCGAGGCCGCTACCACGTGCTCTCGGGCGCCCTGTCGCCCCTGGACGGGGTGGGGCCCGAGGCCCTGCGCCTGCGCGAGTTGGTGCGCCGGGTCAAGCAGGGCGGGGTGCGCGAGGTGATCATCGCCACCAACCCCACCGTGGAGGGGGAGGCCACCGCCGACCTGGTGGCCCGCTCCCTGGCGGGCTGCGGCGCGGTGGTGACCCGCCTGGGCTACGGCATGCCGGTGGGCGGGGACCTCAAGTACATGGACGGGCTCACCCTGAGCCGCTCCCTGGAGTCCCGCCGCAAGCTGAGCTGA
- a CDS encoding NAD(P)/FAD-dependent oxidoreductase, translating into MLNLGAMEREFDAIIAGLGPAGAAAALELCRAGARVLVLDGSAGRGKPCGGCLSARGLEALAWLEPPAWLRAYPVRRLWIGYPGRPAAAHTSSRPGAYLVERGRLDQWLARQARGAGVTVVESRARGVARQGDIWRMEADGGPWRARWLLDAGGARSLVSRRLGLEGGGWRFAALVREIPLPERLRPALSEAAFLELGGVAGGYGWAFDRGGVLNLGIAGLLGRDQGGTGGLRRRWEAFTRRLGLSGVGAPRGALIPCPHRRRIRVCGEGWAALGDAAGLADPVLGEGIAQAVVSGRLAAQAVLAGDLGLYQRAVEDTLLRDHCHSRLLARLIYRVPQVFHALARRRPGGVELGFNWLRGEMAPGDIWLCLLRGLTGLSPLLDSYPASYYSSPLVPRPNRRG; encoded by the coding sequence GTGCTAAATCTTGGGGCCATGGAGCGCGAGTTCGACGCCATAATCGCGGGGTTGGGCCCGGCGGGAGCCGCCGCAGCGCTGGAGCTTTGCCGCGCCGGGGCCAGGGTGTTGGTCCTGGACGGCTCCGCCGGCCGCGGCAAGCCCTGCGGGGGTTGCCTGTCGGCCCGGGGCCTGGAGGCCCTGGCCTGGCTGGAGCCCCCCGCCTGGCTGAGGGCCTATCCGGTACGCCGCTTGTGGATCGGCTATCCGGGCCGCCCGGCGGCGGCGCATACTTCGTCGCGCCCGGGGGCCTATCTGGTGGAACGCGGCCGCCTGGACCAGTGGCTGGCCCGGCAGGCGCGGGGGGCCGGGGTCACGGTGGTAGAGTCCAGGGCCCGGGGGGTGGCGCGCCAAGGGGACATCTGGCGGATGGAGGCGGACGGTGGCCCCTGGCGGGCCCGTTGGCTTTTGGACGCCGGCGGGGCGCGCTCCCTGGTCTCCCGCCGTTTGGGCCTGGAGGGGGGCGGCTGGCGTTTCGCGGCCCTGGTGCGCGAGATTCCCCTGCCTGAGCGCCTGCGCCCGGCGCTGTCCGAGGCGGCCTTTCTGGAGCTGGGCGGGGTGGCCGGGGGCTATGGCTGGGCCTTTGACCGGGGCGGGGTGCTCAACCTGGGCATCGCCGGCCTCCTGGGGCGCGACCAGGGGGGAACCGGCGGCCTTAGGCGGCGCTGGGAGGCCTTCACCCGCCGCCTGGGCCTGTCCGGCGTGGGCGCCCCGCGGGGGGCGCTGATCCCCTGCCCCCACCGACGGCGGATAAGGGTGTGCGGCGAGGGTTGGGCGGCCCTGGGCGACGCCGCCGGGCTGGCCGACCCGGTACTGGGCGAGGGCATCGCCCAGGCGGTGGTCTCGGGACGCTTGGCCGCCCAGGCGGTGTTGGCGGGCGACCTGGGCCTGTATCAGCGGGCGGTGGAAGACACCCTGCTGCGGGATCATTGCCACTCGCGCCTGCTGGCCCGGCTCATCTACCGCGTGCCCCAGGTTTTCCACGCCTTGGCCCGGCGGCGTCCCGGCGGGGTGGAGTTGGGCTTCAACTGGCTCAGGGGAGAGATGGCGCCGGGTGACATTTGGCTCTGTCTGCTGCGCGGGCTCACGGGTTTGTCCCCGCTGCTTGATTCTTACCCGGCCTCATACTATAGTTCACCCCTGGTTCCCAGACCAAACCGGAGGGGTTGA
- a CDS encoding radical SAM protein, with protein MSTPRLLYADGQGNILDHPGMGMAGSAGGRWEPVAENQCIPLPPGSELFLLPGRLPVGVDENGGFEVLERDPANGAAKVSAVAAFLAPAHTATLWSAFQTQAGAPVLPLFAYAAVGLSKERLVATAIRVDPLPRQDPDKFPPPQRLQEAGRRLLRKFRHNRLMQHLGHCAMGYGCPAARNLMLGRWEAPLPTAGTCNASCLGCISSQPEGPFPVTQERIAFTPTVEEVVEVAMHHFSTALDPLVSYGQGCEGEPLTQGELLEESIRCIHQRVPQGTINLNSNGSLPDVVARLMDAGLSSIRVSVNSLIRERHQAYYQPRGWSLADAVESIKVVKAAGGHASLNLLTMPGVTDRPEEAQAIADLVAETGLDLIQWRNLNIDPEIYLRTLGLTPPQERLGIAEMIDGLRRRFPRLKHGYFNPKL; from the coding sequence ATGTCCACCCCCCGACTTTTATACGCCGACGGCCAGGGCAACATCCTGGACCATCCCGGAATGGGCATGGCCGGCTCGGCCGGAGGGCGCTGGGAGCCGGTGGCCGAAAACCAATGCATCCCCCTGCCGCCGGGCAGCGAACTGTTTCTGCTGCCGGGGCGCCTGCCGGTGGGAGTGGACGAAAACGGCGGCTTCGAGGTGCTGGAGCGCGATCCGGCCAACGGGGCGGCCAAGGTTAGCGCCGTGGCCGCCTTCTTGGCCCCGGCCCACACCGCCACACTGTGGAGCGCCTTCCAGACCCAGGCGGGCGCGCCCGTGCTGCCCCTGTTCGCCTACGCGGCGGTGGGCCTGTCCAAAGAGCGCCTGGTGGCCACCGCCATCCGGGTGGACCCGCTGCCCCGGCAGGATCCGGACAAGTTTCCCCCGCCCCAGCGCCTGCAGGAGGCGGGCCGCCGCCTGCTGCGCAAGTTCCGCCACAACCGCCTGATGCAGCACCTGGGCCACTGCGCCATGGGCTACGGCTGCCCGGCGGCGCGCAACCTCATGCTGGGCCGCTGGGAGGCCCCCCTGCCCACGGCCGGGACCTGCAACGCCTCCTGCCTGGGCTGCATCTCCAGCCAGCCCGAGGGCCCCTTCCCGGTCACCCAGGAGCGCATCGCCTTCACCCCCACGGTGGAGGAGGTGGTGGAAGTGGCCATGCACCACTTCAGCACCGCCCTGGACCCGCTGGTAAGCTACGGCCAGGGCTGCGAAGGCGAACCCCTCACCCAGGGCGAGCTGCTGGAGGAGTCCATCCGCTGCATCCACCAGCGGGTGCCCCAGGGCACCATCAACCTCAACAGCAACGGTTCCCTGCCCGACGTGGTGGCTCGGCTCATGGATGCGGGCCTCAGCTCCATCCGGGTGTCGGTGAACAGCCTCATCCGCGAGCGGCACCAGGCCTATTACCAGCCGCGAGGCTGGTCCCTGGCCGATGCCGTGGAGTCCATCAAGGTGGTCAAGGCCGCCGGAGGCCACGCCTCGCTGAACCTGCTGACCATGCCCGGGGTGACCGACCGCCCGGAAGAGGCCCAGGCCATCGCCGACCTGGTGGCCGAGACCGGCCTGGACCTGATCCAGTGGCGCAACCTGAACATCGATCCCGAGATTTATCTGCGCACCCTGGGCCTCACCCCGCCCCAGGAGCGTCTGGGCATCGCCGAGATGATCGACGGCCTGCGGCGGCGCTTTCCGCGGCTTAAGCATGGTTATTTCAACCCCAAGCTCTAG